A genomic window from Helicobacter suis HS1 includes:
- a CDS encoding thiolase family protein, with the protein MGNFAEGCAKNHQLNRAEQDAFAKQSYVKALKAIENNAFNAEMVPISVKTKKREVLVSVDEEPGRADFEKALKLKPAFEKEGDNYRL; encoded by the coding sequence ATGGGTAATTTTGCTGAAGGCTGTGCTAAAAATCACCAACTAAACCGCGCAGAACAAGATGCCTTTGCTAAACAAAGCTATGTAAAAGCCCTTAAAGCCATAGAGAATAACGCCTTTAACGCTGAAATGGTGCCCATTTCTGTTAAAACTAAAAAGAGGGAGGTGCTAGTTAGCGTAGATGAGGAGCCGGGTAGAGCAGATTTTGAAAAAGCTTTAAAACTCAAACCAGCCTTTGAGAAAGAGGGGGACAATTACCGCCTTTAA
- the proC gene encoding pyrroline-5-carboxylate reductase, translated as MNNLLFIGYGHMTQAILKGMRAFLNPQQNIIIAGRNPANIELFLKQEGLDFIKLKACNTICVDDMVVFLTLKPYAFNQFTYTGVANAVLSALAGVSIATLKQHLTANVFVRFMPNIAASMGLSATTMYLEPANTPQTPHLVTLLECFGSVVSVDKEHLIDASMATNGSSLAFLSLVAQGLIDAGVREGLSYKQAFRLVQRSFEGFASLLTTQSPQDITTAICTPGGASIEGLSVLEDRGVRGALMQACHAAVNKYR; from the coding sequence ATGAATAATTTACTCTTTATTGGTTATGGCCACATGACTCAAGCGATTTTAAAAGGCATGCGCGCTTTCTTAAACCCGCAACAAAACATCATAATAGCCGGTAGAAACCCCGCTAACATTGAACTCTTTTTAAAACAAGAAGGTTTAGATTTTATCAAACTCAAAGCCTGTAATACCATTTGTGTAGATGATATGGTGGTTTTTTTAACCCTTAAACCTTATGCTTTTAACCAGTTCACCTATACCGGTGTAGCCAATGCTGTTTTAAGCGCCTTAGCCGGTGTTAGCATTGCAACACTTAAACAACATCTTACTGCTAATGTGTTTGTGCGCTTTATGCCCAATATTGCCGCTTCTATGGGTTTATCTGCAACAACCATGTACTTAGAACCTGCTAACACCCCACAAACCCCACACCTAGTAACCCTTTTAGAATGTTTTGGCTCAGTTGTTAGCGTAGATAAAGAACACCTCATTGATGCTTCTATGGCGACTAATGGGAGTTCTTTAGCTTTTTTAAGTCTAGTAGCCCAAGGTCTTATTGATGCAGGAGTTAGAGAAGGGCTTTCTTATAAACAGGCATTTAGACTTGTACAGAGAAGTTTTGAAGGCTTTGCCTCTTTACTAACCACACAAAGCCCCCAAGACATCACCACCGCTATTTGTACTCCCGGAGGGGCAAGTATTGAGGGTCTAAGCGTGCTAGAAGATAGAGGGGTGAGAGGAGCGCTAATGCAAGCCTGCCATGCTGCTGTTAACAAGTACCGCTAA
- a CDS encoding hydantoinase/oxoprolinase family protein: MKYLVNLDNGGTLTDICVVSGSEVRFTKTLTTPVDLSECFFKGITKASEEIYGEGGFTKLLHSTELIRYSSTQGTNALVERKGPKLGLITDDTHLSGNLTKTPHQQDLFDSLVGTRVVVLQHIRDSNKIESELVAAVNTLTNKGAERLVVAIKDKDTEKAFKHVFLLQFPRHLLGSVPVLFSWEFTNDTSRVRRIWSAILNSFLHPTMERFLYSAEHRLKAHKVKNPLLIYRNDGASSRVAKSVALKTYSSGPRGGIEGTKALAKAYGFEHVLMVDVGGTTSDVGEVEAHKIKTERRGSVEGIQISFELSDVKSFGVGGGSILRVNNKGAITVGPDSVGAAPGPACFGFGGTEATITDVNVALGVIDPDIYLNGQQRLDKERAISTITEKIAKPLGMSL; this comes from the coding sequence TTGAAGTATTTAGTCAATTTAGATAATGGCGGGACGCTGACTGATATTTGCGTGGTGAGTGGTTCAGAGGTGCGCTTTACAAAAACTCTAACCACACCGGTAGATTTATCAGAATGTTTTTTTAAGGGCATTACTAAGGCAAGTGAAGAAATTTATGGCGAAGGTGGTTTTACTAAATTATTGCACAGTACCGAGCTTATCCGCTACTCTTCTACACAAGGCACTAACGCTCTAGTGGAAAGAAAAGGGCCAAAACTAGGCCTAATCACAGATGATACACATCTCTCAGGCAATCTTACCAAAACCCCCCACCAACAAGATTTGTTTGATAGTCTTGTAGGTACTCGTGTAGTGGTTTTACAGCATATCCGCGATTCTAATAAAATTGAAAGCGAGCTAGTGGCTGCGGTGAATACCCTCACAAACAAAGGAGCGGAGCGCTTAGTGGTGGCTATCAAGGATAAAGACACAGAAAAAGCCTTTAAACATGTGTTTTTATTGCAGTTTCCTAGACATTTATTAGGGTCTGTGCCCGTGCTATTTTCTTGGGAATTTACCAACGATACCAGCCGCGTTAGGCGCATTTGGTCAGCCATTTTAAATAGCTTTTTACACCCAACTATGGAGCGCTTTTTATACTCCGCTGAGCACCGCCTCAAAGCTCATAAAGTTAAAAATCCCCTGTTAATTTATCGCAATGACGGGGCCTCTTCGCGGGTGGCTAAATCTGTGGCTTTAAAAACCTATTCTTCTGGCCCCAGGGGAGGCATTGAGGGTACAAAAGCCCTAGCTAAAGCCTATGGTTTTGAACATGTCTTAATGGTAGATGTGGGGGGAACTACTTCAGATGTAGGCGAGGTAGAGGCTCATAAAATTAAAACAGAGCGGCGCGGGTCTGTAGAAGGCATTCAAATTTCTTTTGAACTTAGCGATGTAAAGTCCTTTGGTGTGGGCGGGGGCTCTATTTTACGCGTCAATAATAAGGGCGCTATCACAGTAGGGCCTGATAGCGTAGGGGCAGCCCCTGGACCTGCTTGCTTTGGTTTTGGGGGTACAGAGGCGACTATAACTGATGTCAATGTAGCCTTAGGTGTGATTGATCCAGATATTTATTTAAACGGACAACAAAGATTAGATAAAGAACGCGCGATTTCTACCATTACCGAAAAAATCGCTAAACCTTTGGGCATGAGCTTATAA
- a CDS encoding CoA transferase subunit A has product MNKVVSSIEEAVAGVKDGMTIMFGGFGLCGIPENSILALSQTGIKDTTCISNNAGVDDFGLGLLLKNKQVKKMIASYVGENAIFERQFLDGEMEVEFNPQGTLAERIRAGGAGIPGFYTPTGVGTLVAEGKEHKEFEGRTYILERVLKADFAFIKAKKADVYGNLIFNKTAMNFNPMMAKAAKITVVEVEEVVEVGELDPNFIHVSGVYVDRIFKGIFEKRIEQLTLKKGE; this is encoded by the coding sequence ATGAATAAGGTAGTGAGCAGTATTGAGGAGGCAGTTGCCGGGGTAAAAGATGGCATGACGATTATGTTTGGAGGGTTTGGGCTGTGTGGCATTCCAGAAAATTCCATTTTAGCTTTGAGTCAAACAGGGATCAAGGACACTACATGCATTTCTAATAACGCAGGGGTAGATGATTTTGGATTAGGATTACTCCTAAAAAACAAGCAGGTCAAAAAGATGATTGCTAGTTATGTGGGTGAGAATGCTATCTTTGAGCGGCAATTTTTAGATGGAGAAATGGAGGTAGAATTTAACCCACAGGGCACTTTAGCCGAGCGCATCCGCGCGGGTGGGGCTGGTATCCCGGGTTTTTATACGCCTACGGGAGTGGGAACTCTTGTTGCAGAGGGCAAGGAACATAAGGAGTTTGAGGGGCGTACCTACATCTTAGAAAGAGTACTCAAGGCAGACTTTGCTTTTATCAAGGCTAAAAAGGCAGATGTGTATGGGAATTTGATCTTTAATAAAACAGCGATGAATTTTAATCCTATGATGGCTAAGGCAGCTAAAATAACCGTTGTAGAAGTGGAGGAAGTGGTTGAGGTAGGAGAACTTGATCCTAACTTTATCCATGTGTCTGGGGTGTATGTGGATCGCATTTTCAAGGGTATTTTTGAAAAGCGCATTGAACAATTGACGCTTAAAAAGGGAGAATAA
- the bamD gene encoding outer membrane protein assembly factor BamD, with protein sequence MRIFWCSLAFTILFLGCAKKAKESIYNRPAIFWYQGILREILFLNLETADNYYSSLQSEHINSPLVPDAMIALGQAHLKKKEFVLAEYYFDEYIKRFGNQSNIDYLKFLKLQARYYAFKNHSKDQEFMSNTLGMLNDFVDKYPHSRFLNQVEYMQVKFILGQNELNRAIANVYRKRHQKEGVKRYMERVDEVLEKETHPKKSYMPWYVAIFNW encoded by the coding sequence ATGCGTATATTTTGGTGTTCACTGGCTTTTACAATCCTATTTTTAGGGTGTGCTAAAAAGGCTAAAGAATCCATCTATAACCGCCCGGCAATCTTTTGGTATCAGGGTATTTTGCGTGAAATTTTATTCTTAAACTTAGAAACAGCGGATAATTACTACTCGTCTTTACAAAGCGAGCATATTAATTCGCCCCTAGTGCCAGATGCCATGATTGCCTTAGGGCAAGCCCATTTGAAAAAGAAAGAGTTTGTATTGGCTGAGTACTATTTTGATGAATACATCAAGAGATTTGGCAACCAAAGTAATATTGATTATCTGAAGTTTTTAAAGTTGCAGGCGCGCTACTATGCCTTTAAAAACCACAGCAAAGATCAAGAATTCATGTCTAATACACTTGGTATGTTAAATGACTTTGTGGATAAATACCCCCATAGCCGTTTTCTTAACCAGGTAGAATACATGCAAGTTAAGTTTATTTTAGGGCAAAATGAGCTTAACCGCGCAATTGCTAATGTGTATCGCAAGCGCCACCAAAAAGAAGGAGTCAAGCGTTATATGGAACGCGTAGATGAGGTTTTAGAAAAAGAAACACATCCCAAGAAATCTTACATGCCTTGGTATGTGGCAATATTTAACTGGTAA
- a CDS encoding hydantoinase/oxoprolinase N-terminal domain-containing protein: MKRISVDIGGTFTDCFFAWDGKYIESKSLTTHHNLSLGFNAALDNACKIAGLSREQVLKEVDSVRYATTLGTNALIE, translated from the coding sequence ATGAAGAGAATTTCAGTAGACATCGGCGGGACATTCACAGATTGTTTTTTTGCATGGGATGGAAAGTACATTGAGTCTAAATCCCTAACCACCCACCACAATTTGTCTTTAGGCTTTAATGCAGCCCTAGATAATGCCTGTAAAATAGCTGGATTAAGCAGAGAACAGGTACTCAAAGAGGTAGATTCGGTGCGCTATGCCACCACTTTGGGTACAAATGCGCTAATTGAATAA
- a CDS encoding hydantoinase/oxoprolinase family protein — protein MQKDTVLAAFGGGGPMSACLAAKKAGIKRVIVPKLAAVFSAYGISFSDVAQTFERDITDLSKSEVEKIQEQMREQAKRHMFQEGYDYNECKHEWKVVIENADGSECRVCDLKDTIQLDKDQKRILAYNVRYELSHSSLRASLPKHTTPAKVDHSREVLEEGGLRYNPVVVLAEQKTGAHMEGPAIVEGPFFTAKVPEGWSLFVTDNGDLILQDTKA, from the coding sequence GTGCAAAAAGACACCGTATTAGCTGCCTTTGGAGGTGGAGGACCTATGAGTGCGTGTTTAGCGGCTAAAAAAGCGGGCATTAAACGCGTGATTGTGCCTAAACTGGCTGCGGTATTCTCTGCTTATGGAATTAGTTTTTCAGATGTAGCCCAAACTTTTGAGCGCGACATTACAGATTTGAGTAAATCTGAAGTTGAAAAGATTCAAGAACAAATGCGCGAACAGGCTAAAAGGCATATGTTTCAAGAGGGCTATGATTATAATGAGTGCAAGCATGAATGGAAAGTGGTGATAGAAAATGCTGACGGGTCTGAATGCCGCGTTTGTGATCTAAAAGATACGATCCAACTAGATAAAGATCAAAAACGCATCTTAGCTTACAATGTGCGTTATGAGCTCTCACACTCTAGTTTGCGCGCTAGTTTGCCCAAACACACAACCCCGGCTAAAGTAGATCATAGTCGTGAAGTGCTTGAAGAGGGAGGGTTGCGCTATAACCCTGTAGTGGTTTTAGCTGAACAAAAAACCGGGGCGCATATGGAAGGCCCAGCAATTGTAGAAGGCCCTTTTTTCACCGCTAAGGTGCCTGAAGGGTGGAGTTTATTTGTAACCGATAACGGCGATTTAATTTTACAAGACACCAAAGCTTAA
- a CDS encoding 3-oxoacid CoA-transferase subunit B codes for MDHSNIGWSREQMAQKAVEDIKDGYSINLGIGIPTLVADFIPKDISVMLQSENGMLGMGPFPTREQADADLINAGKQTITESVGASYFSSAESFAMIRGGHIDLTILGAMEVSTQGDLASWMIPGKLVKGMGGAMDLVASAKKVIVIMQHTDKKGNLKLVKQCTLPLTGPKCVSKVITNLGVFEIKDGKFITLELAQGVGNVPLP; via the coding sequence GTGGATCACAGTAACATAGGTTGGAGCCGTGAGCAGATGGCACAAAAGGCAGTGGAGGATATTAAGGACGGGTATTCTATCAATTTAGGCATTGGTATCCCCACTTTAGTCGCAGACTTCATTCCTAAAGATATTAGCGTGATGTTGCAAAGTGAAAATGGAATGCTAGGCATGGGGCCTTTTCCTACAAGAGAACAAGCCGATGCAGATTTGATCAATGCGGGCAAACAGACCATTACAGAGAGTGTTGGGGCAAGCTACTTTAGCTCAGCAGAGAGTTTTGCAATGATTAGAGGAGGGCACATTGATTTAACTATTTTAGGAGCTATGGAGGTTTCTACTCAGGGGGATTTGGCTAGCTGGATGATACCGGGTAAATTGGTTAAGGGCATGGGAGGAGCAATGGATTTGGTTGCGAGTGCTAAAAAAGTGATTGTGATCATGCAACACACAGATAAAAAAGGCAATTTGAAGTTAGTCAAGCAATGCACACTCCCTTTAACAGGTCCTAAATGCGTCTCAAAAGTCATCACCAATTTGGGGGTGTTTGAAATTAAAGATGGGAAGTTTATCACTTTAGAATTGGCACAGGGCGTGGGAAATGTACCCTTGCCATAA
- a CDS encoding thiolase family protein gives MQEVYIYGAKRSPIGSLGGTLSSIPATTLASLVAKEALKESGFNGSLVDTCIVGNVISAGLKQAPARQVALHANLPKSVACMLVNEVCGSGLRSVMLGADSITLGRSRAALVGGMENMSLAPHLLMGSRSGFKLGILN, from the coding sequence ATGCAAGAGGTTTATATTTATGGCGCCAAGCGTTCACCCATTGGATCACTAGGGGGCACTCTATCTAGCATACCTGCCACCACTCTAGCAAGTTTAGTTGCTAAAGAGGCACTTAAGGAAAGTGGGTTTAATGGTAGTTTAGTAGATACTTGCATTGTAGGCAATGTCATTAGTGCTGGACTCAAACAAGCCCCAGCTAGACAGGTGGCCTTGCATGCGAATTTGCCTAAATCTGTAGCGTGCATGTTAGTCAATGAGGTTTGTGGATCGGGTTTGCGATCGGTGATGCTAGGGGCTGATAGCATTACTCTGGGGCGATCACGGGCGGCTTTAGTGGGGGGAATGGAAAACATGAGTTTAGCCCCGCATTTGTTAATGGGTAGTAGGAGTGGGTTTAAATTGGGGATACTAAATTAG
- a CDS encoding FAD-dependent oxidoreductase produces MNNEFDVVIVGGGVSGCAAFWVLSQYTDLKRIAIVERNGALAKVSSNAKANSQTIHDGSIETNYTAQKARKVKLAAYKVRHYALNKELQNKVIFEMQKMAIGVGDKECAFIAKRYEEFQEIYPGLTFFDKANVKEIEPNVIVEDHGLDRPENVVGSGFEKDWCAMNFALLSQSFVEEAMQIKPQNHVFFNFKVKKIEKRLGDWALISHESDEIYAKFVLVNAGSYSLPLAQSMGYGLDLGCLPVAGSFYFVPDLLRGKVYTVQNPKLPFAALHGDPDVVIKGKTRIGPTALAMPKLERNKCLLGGISWELFKMDCNKDVLGIVFDLFSEKDIRNYVFKNMVFEIPYVGKRKFLHDARKIIPSLSLSDLHYAHGFGEVRPQVLDRTKKKLELGEKKVMTHQGITFNMTPSPGATSCLENALVDSQEITKYLGVDFHLERFYQDLSPEELETLN; encoded by the coding sequence ATGAATAATGAGTTTGATGTGGTGATTGTGGGGGGTGGTGTTTCTGGGTGTGCAGCCTTTTGGGTGTTAAGTCAATACACCGATCTTAAAAGAATTGCGATTGTAGAAAGAAATGGGGCGTTGGCTAAAGTTAGCTCTAATGCTAAAGCCAATTCACAAACTATCCATGATGGCTCTATTGAAACCAACTACACAGCACAAAAGGCGCGCAAGGTCAAACTAGCCGCTTATAAAGTGCGCCATTATGCACTCAATAAAGAGTTACAAAACAAGGTAATTTTTGAAATGCAAAAGATGGCTATTGGAGTGGGCGATAAAGAATGTGCCTTTATTGCTAAGCGGTATGAAGAATTTCAAGAAATTTATCCCGGACTAACTTTTTTTGATAAGGCTAATGTAAAGGAAATTGAACCTAATGTGATTGTTGAAGATCACGGTCTAGATCGCCCCGAAAATGTGGTGGGAAGTGGGTTTGAAAAAGATTGGTGTGCGATGAATTTTGCTCTTTTAAGCCAAAGTTTTGTTGAAGAGGCCATGCAAATTAAGCCTCAAAACCATGTATTTTTTAACTTCAAGGTCAAAAAAATTGAAAAACGCTTAGGCGATTGGGCGCTTATCTCCCATGAATCTGATGAAATCTATGCTAAGTTTGTACTCGTCAATGCCGGTTCTTACTCTTTGCCCCTAGCCCAGTCTATGGGTTATGGTCTGGATTTGGGTTGTTTACCTGTGGCGGGGAGTTTTTACTTTGTCCCTGATTTACTACGCGGTAAGGTTTATACCGTGCAAAACCCTAAACTCCCCTTTGCTGCTTTGCATGGCGATCCAGATGTGGTGATTAAAGGAAAAACCCGCATTGGACCCACTGCTTTAGCCATGCCCAAGTTAGAGCGCAATAAATGCCTTTTAGGGGGAATTAGTTGGGAACTTTTCAAAATGGATTGTAATAAAGATGTTTTAGGTATTGTCTTTGATCTTTTTTCTGAAAAAGATATTAGAAATTATGTGTTTAAAAACATGGTTTTTGAAATCCCTTATGTTGGTAAACGCAAATTCTTACACGATGCGCGCAAGATCATTCCTTCTTTGTCTTTAAGCGATTTACATTATGCGCATGGATTTGGTGAAGTACGCCCTCAGGTGTTGGATCGCACCAAGAAAAAATTAGAATTAGGTGAAAAAAAGGTAATGACTCATCAGGGCATTACTTTTAACATGACTCCCTCCCCGGGCGCAACTAGTTGTTTAGAAAATGCATTAGTGGACTCTCAAGAAATTACGAAATATTTAGGCGTTGATTTTCATTTGGAGCGTTTTTATCAAGATTTATCGCCTGAAGAATTAGAGACACTTAATTAG
- a CDS encoding beta-ketoacyl-[acyl-carrier-protein] synthase family protein — MYEISEAFAVVGILTQRELGLKDEQVNVHGGAIALGHPLGASGARLLTTLVHALHRHDKHLGLACLCIGGGEAVAMLVQRL, encoded by the coding sequence TTGTATGAAATTAGCGAGGCTTTTGCTGTGGTAGGGATTTTGACCCAAAGAGAGTTGGGATTAAAAGATGAACAGGTTAATGTGCATGGTGGGGCGATTGCTTTAGGACACCCCCTTGGAGCTAGCGGGGCACGGCTACTCACCACTTTAGTACACGCATTGCACAGACATGATAAGCATTTGGGGTTGGCATGCCTATGTATAGGCGGGGGCGAAGCGGTTGCTATGCTTGTACAACGACTTTAA
- a CDS encoding acetone carboxylase subunit gamma, producing MRVPMTEYLMIDLNTERWLCRICGHDFGNARDTYKKGTLIYDRNLQEIHPPILDPKRYQYTFSPDPKFCRIYEYYCPTCGTQIETEYVPPNYPPP from the coding sequence ATGCGCGTTCCAATGACAGAATATTTAATGATCGATCTCAATACTGAAAGATGGCTGTGCCGCATTTGTGGGCATGATTTTGGCAATGCTAGAGACACCTACAAAAAAGGCACACTCATTTATGATAGAAATCTCCAAGAGATTCACCCGCCCATCTTAGACCCCAAACGCTACCAATACACCTTTTCACCCGATCCAAAGTTTTGCCGCATTTATGAATACTACTGCCCCACTTGTGGGACTCAAATTGAAACCGAATATGTCCCACCCAACTACCCCCCACCATAG
- a CDS encoding prephenate dehydrogenase: protein MQVGIIGLGLMGGSMGLALQEVRAQLGIKRILGYDNNPLHAQMALNLGLVEECVDLVSIRACQVLFLAIPLDGIIQSLQQLEISQETTVIELGGAKMQIIKSIPPKIRSQVITSHPMCGTEFYGPKAALKGLYRHKIVILVDCEQNEAKHLERAKDIFSAIGMQMVEMDAQSHDSHISFVSHLPHVISYALANVVLSQKSPQTILSLAAGGFKDMSRLSKSSPIMWKSVFKQNQQHILEAMEIFIKEINHAKSMLEKQDYEAMQEWMACANKLQEFM from the coding sequence ATGCAAGTTGGTATTATCGGGCTAGGCTTAATGGGGGGATCGATGGGGCTGGCCTTGCAAGAGGTGCGCGCACAACTAGGTATCAAGCGCATTTTAGGCTATGATAATAATCCCTTACATGCACAAATGGCGCTTAATCTCGGGCTAGTAGAGGAGTGTGTGGACTTAGTAAGCATAAGAGCATGCCAAGTACTCTTTTTGGCCATTCCTTTAGATGGGATTATTCAAAGCTTGCAACAATTAGAAATTAGTCAAGAAACAACTGTAATTGAGCTAGGCGGGGCTAAGATGCAAATTATTAAATCTATTCCGCCTAAAATCCGCTCACAGGTTATCACTAGCCACCCTATGTGTGGAACGGAGTTTTATGGCCCCAAAGCCGCATTAAAAGGGTTATACCGCCATAAAATTGTCATCTTAGTAGATTGTGAGCAAAATGAAGCCAAACACTTAGAACGGGCTAAGGATATTTTTAGCGCCATTGGCATGCAAATGGTAGAAATGGATGCGCAATCTCATGATAGCCATATTTCTTTTGTAAGCCACTTACCCCATGTAATTAGTTATGCGCTTGCTAATGTTGTACTCTCTCAAAAAAGCCCACAGACTATTTTATCTTTAGCTGCAGGCGGATTTAAAGACATGAGTAGGCTTTCTAAAAGTTCGCCTATCATGTGGAAAAGCGTATTTAAACAAAACCAACAGCATATTTTAGAGGCTATGGAGATTTTTATTAAAGAGATCAACCACGCTAAATCTATGTTAGAGAAACAAGATTATGAGGCCATGCAAGAGTGGATGGCATGTGCTAACAAATTACAAGAATTCATGTAG
- the fliW gene encoding flagellar assembly protein FliW, whose product MHFSVKSPILGFEHVHTMDLEKIDEIFMRLRNTDAPTPTFTLVNPFALRAYEFEIPLALQLLLNLDKAKNILIANIMVIKTPLKESTINFLAPLVFNFDHQLMAQVILDSTKYPRYQISEKISNFYQEKQPVHE is encoded by the coding sequence ATGCATTTTAGTGTAAAATCCCCTATTTTGGGTTTTGAACATGTTCATACAATGGACTTAGAAAAAATTGATGAAATTTTCATGCGCTTGCGTAATACAGATGCACCCACGCCAACTTTTACTTTAGTTAATCCCTTTGCCCTGCGCGCTTATGAATTTGAAATCCCCCTAGCCTTGCAACTTCTACTTAATTTAGATAAAGCTAAAAATATTTTGATCGCTAATATCATGGTCATTAAAACCCCCCTTAAAGAATCTACCATTAATTTCTTAGCGCCTTTAGTCTTTAATTTTGATCACCAACTCATGGCTCAAGTCATTTTAGATAGCACCAAATACCCCCGGTATCAAATTTCTGAAAAAATTTCTAACTTCTACCAAGAAAAGCAACCCGTCCATGAATAA
- the fliQ gene encoding flagellar biosynthesis protein FliQ, whose translation MEAQLMKLAIETYKITLMTSLPVLLVGLVVGLLVSIFQATTQINEMTLSFVPKILAVIAVIILTMPWMLNMLLDYTST comes from the coding sequence ATGGAAGCCCAGTTAATGAAACTAGCCATTGAAACCTACAAAATTACCTTGATGACTTCTTTACCCGTCTTGCTAGTAGGCCTAGTGGTGGGGCTACTTGTAAGCATTTTTCAAGCCACTACCCAAATTAATGAAATGACTCTTTCTTTTGTGCCTAAGATTTTAGCCGTGATTGCCGTGATTATTTTAACAATGCCTTGGATGTTAAACATGCTCTTAGACTACACCTCCACCTAA
- a CDS encoding SH3 domain-containing C40 family peptidase, whose product MLRIILLVLALCVGVSAKEKPLLDLLKLPQKATYYLPKHSLPSPSRKKLKTLYLKQWYSPWVDMAIMQDQKEVFWMQDTLNTIGYKEGGEPYDLKTLQDLFKSMDTAHYPSVAIKAIVVTDSSVRAVPTDMAYYRSKDDYPFDRWQNSMIFAGTPVLITHYNTTKTYAHIQSSFVYGWVKVENLARIAPDTIKEILNFKNYLTPTQDKIPLHDSYGHFVSYAHMGEIFAQVPHMLTQVYTYAKDTNGFVKLVPTYMDSKKFTTFPRPLNTRVMAAVIDTMLGQKYGWGGANQNRDCSAFTRDSFANFGILLPRNSLAQVRYANNMVDLSHMKARNKEAYIIKHATPFATILWLKGHIMLYLGVRHRRAIVAHNVWAISVSRLSKKHTYNIGKAVITTLKLGKEHQGLLAHSNLLIDRIRGMSDLYNYAINLPDTPQSL is encoded by the coding sequence ATGCTTAGAATAATCCTTCTTGTTTTAGCGTTATGTGTTGGCGTGTCTGCCAAAGAAAAGCCCCTGCTTGATCTTCTTAAACTCCCCCAAAAGGCCACTTATTATTTACCCAAACACAGCCTACCCTCTCCATCTAGAAAAAAACTTAAAACTCTTTATCTAAAACAATGGTATTCCCCTTGGGTGGATATGGCCATAATGCAAGATCAAAAAGAAGTTTTTTGGATGCAAGATACTTTGAATACAATAGGATATAAAGAGGGGGGAGAACCTTATGATCTAAAAACCCTGCAAGATCTTTTTAAGAGTATGGATACTGCCCATTATCCTAGTGTTGCAATTAAGGCCATTGTAGTTACTGATAGCTCTGTACGCGCTGTGCCTACAGATATGGCTTATTACCGTAGCAAAGATGATTATCCCTTTGATCGCTGGCAAAATTCCATGATCTTTGCGGGTACACCGGTGCTTATCACCCATTACAATACCACTAAAACCTACGCGCATATCCAAAGTAGTTTTGTTTATGGGTGGGTCAAAGTAGAAAATCTAGCCCGCATTGCCCCTGATACAATTAAAGAAATTTTAAACTTTAAAAACTACCTCACTCCCACCCAAGATAAGATCCCCTTACACGATTCTTATGGGCATTTTGTAAGCTATGCACACATGGGCGAAATTTTTGCCCAAGTACCCCATATGCTTACACAGGTTTATACCTACGCTAAAGATACAAATGGATTTGTTAAACTTGTCCCCACTTACATGGACTCTAAAAAATTCACAACTTTCCCCAGACCTCTTAATACTAGAGTAATGGCAGCTGTGATTGATACCATGCTAGGCCAAAAATATGGCTGGGGGGGAGCCAATCAAAACCGCGATTGTTCAGCCTTTACTAGAGATAGTTTTGCTAATTTTGGTATTTTACTACCCAGAAATTCCCTTGCTCAGGTGCGTTATGCAAATAACATGGTGGATTTAAGCCATATGAAAGCAAGGAATAAAGAAGCCTACATTATCAAACATGCTACCCCCTTTGCTACTATCCTTTGGCTCAAGGGGCATATTATGCTTTATTTAGGCGTACGCCACAGAAGAGCCATTGTTGCGCATAATGTGTGGGCTATCTCTGTTTCTAGGCTATCTAAAAAACACACTTATAATATTGGTAAAGCGGTGATCACAACCCTTAAACTAGGTAAAGAACACCAAGGGTTATTAGCCCATTCAAATTTACTCATTGATCGCATACGAGGCATGTCAGATTTATATAACTATGCCATTAATTTACCCGATACACCCCAAAGTCTTTAA